In Phycodurus eques isolate BA_2022a chromosome 10, UOR_Pequ_1.1, whole genome shotgun sequence, a genomic segment contains:
- the LOC133408354 gene encoding bactericidal permeability-increasing protein-like: protein MCRPSTFSLLVGSRNSRTNCVAVSGNMALWCCLALVAFSHVTSSANPGVKVQLTHNGIEYGRQLGMASIQKKLNSIRIPDMSGSQRVSVIGKVKYSLSNIQTVAVGLPSSAVDLVPGTSVRLSVSNAFISMKGNWRVKYRRLLRDSGSFDLSVKGLSISTGIAVKRDETGRPQVSNVNCVATVGSVTIKFHGGASWLYNLFRKFLSKALRNALQKKICPLVNDAVSDLNPRLKTLNVLAQVDKYAEIEYSMVSDPEILNSFIGLSLKGEFYNIGTHREPPFPAMVFSLPPQNNKMLYLGLSAFTANSAAFVYNTAGALSLYITDDMIPQSSPIRLTTRTFGVFIPQIAKSFPGLLMKLLVKTVKNPITTFEPNNVTIQATTTVTAYAIQPNGTLSPLFIINSTTSVSARVFVNGMRLAGAVTLNKMDLTLGTSYVGDFRVRSLDNILNLVLKVVVLPILNVQLRKGYPLPSIGKMNLVNTDLQILKDYMLIGTDVQFTA from the exons ATGTGCCGTCCTTCCACTTTCAGTCTTCTTGTAGGAAGTCGAAACAGCAGGACAAACTGTGTGGCTGTTTCAG gtAACATGGCCCTGTGGTGTTGCCTGGCGTTGGTTGCCTTCAGTCATGTGACCTCAAGCGCCAATCCTGGAGTAAAAGTCCAACTGACGCATAATGGCATTGAATATG GCAGGCAGCTCGGGATGGCTTCAATCCAGAAGAAACTCAACAGCATAAGAATCCCAGATATGTCTGGATCTCAGAGAGTGTCCGTCATTGGCAAGGTCAAGTACAGCTTGTCAAA TATCCAAACAGTGGCTGTGGGATTACCATCCTCTGCTGTGGATCTGGTGCCTGGGACCAGTGTCAGACTGTCTGTTAGTAACGCATTCATCAGTATGAAGGGAAATTGGAGGGTCAAGTACCGCAGATTACT GAGGGACAGCGGTTCCTTTGATTTGAGTGTGAAAGGACTGTCCATCAGCACAGGCATCGCTGTCAAACGTGATGAGACAGGGCGACCTCAAGTCAGTAATGTCAACTGTGTGGCTACCGTTGGCAGCGTGACCATCAAATTCCACGGTGGAGCCAG CTGGCTGTACAATCTTTTCAGAAAGTTCCTCAGTAAGGCATTGCGCAATGCGCTGCAGAAAAAG ATCTGCCCCCTGGTGAATGACGCCGTGTCTGATTTGAACCCTCGTTTGAAAACGCTCAATG TCTTAGCCCAAGTGGACAAGTATGCAGAGATTGAATATTCCATGGTCTCTGATCCTGAAATCTTGAACTCTTTCATAGGTTTGAGTTTGAAG GGGGAATTCTACAACATCGGGACGCATCGGGAGCCTCCGTTCCCCGCTATGGTCTTTTCTCTGCCACCTcagaacaacaaaatgttgtaCCTTGGTCTGTCTGCCTTCACCGCGAACTCTGCAGCTTTTGTCTACAACACAGCCGGAGCCCTGAGCTTGTACATTACTGACGATATG ATCCCTCAAAGCTCTCCAATCAGGCTCACCACCAGAACATTTGGAGTTTTCATCCCCCAG ATTGCCAAATCCTTCCCGGGTTTATTGATGAAACTGCTGGTAAAGACGGTGAAAAATCCCATCACCACTTTTGAGCCCAACAACGTGACTATTCAAGCCACCACCACAGTGACGGCCTACGCAATCCAGCCCAACGGCACACTCTCTCCGCTATTTATCATTAACTCG ACGACCAGCGTGAGTGCCCGAGTGTTTGTCAATGGCATGAGGCTAGCTGGAGCTGTCACTTTGAACAA AATGGATCTGACCCTGGGGACAAGTTATGTGGGAGACTTTCGG GTCAGATCTCTTGACAACATCCTGAACCTGGTCCTGAAAGTGGTTGTTTTACCCATACTGAATG TTCAACTTAGAAAAGGATATCCTCTCCCCTCCATTGGAAAGATGAACCTTGTCAACACTGACCTACAGATCCTTAAG GACTACATGCTGATTGGGACAGATGTTCAGTTTACAGCGTGA